One Campylobacter lari DNA segment encodes these proteins:
- the hisB gene encoding bifunctional histidinol-phosphatase/imidazoleglycerol-phosphate dehydratase HisB has translation MSAKILFIDRDGTLIDEPKDDFQIDSLEKLEFEKGAINALLKLKNFGFKFVMVSNQDGLGTNSFPKENFDKAHEKMLSVFQSCGIEFEDIFICPHFEHENCTCRKPKTAMLENYIKNKLYDKNKSFVIGDRDSDMLLAQNLEIQGLKYDKNDFNWEQIADFILQNYRSACIERNTKETQIQVKIAFNEKAKANIKTNIAFFDHMLEQIATHANISLEVKCKGDLEVDEHHSVEDVALALGEAIKSALDQKIGIARYGFVLPMDECLASCAIDFCNRPHLVYKAKFKKEKLGELSTEMIEHFFYSLSYAMGASLHLKVKGKNDHHKAEGLFKAFARALKMAIKIENENLASSKGVI, from the coding sequence ATGAGTGCAAAAATTTTATTTATCGATAGAGATGGCACGCTTATTGATGAGCCAAAAGATGATTTTCAAATCGATTCTTTAGAAAAGCTTGAGTTTGAAAAAGGTGCTATCAATGCACTTTTAAAGTTAAAAAATTTTGGTTTTAAATTTGTTATGGTGAGTAATCAAGATGGTTTAGGCACAAATTCTTTTCCTAAGGAAAATTTTGACAAGGCTCATGAAAAAATGCTAAGTGTTTTTCAAAGTTGTGGCATAGAATTTGAAGATATTTTTATATGCCCGCATTTTGAGCATGAAAATTGCACCTGCAGGAAGCCAAAAACTGCCATGCTTGAAAACTATATTAAAAATAAACTTTATGATAAAAATAAAAGCTTTGTTATAGGCGATAGAGACAGCGATATGCTTTTGGCACAAAATCTTGAAATTCAAGGTTTAAAATATGACAAAAACGACTTTAACTGGGAACAAATCGCTGATTTTATCTTGCAAAATTACCGCAGTGCCTGCATAGAGCGTAATACCAAAGAAACTCAAATTCAAGTTAAAATAGCTTTTAATGAAAAAGCAAAAGCTAATATCAAAACAAATATCGCATTTTTTGATCATATGTTAGAGCAAATTGCTACGCATGCAAATATATCTTTAGAGGTAAAATGCAAAGGAGATTTAGAAGTTGATGAACATCACAGCGTAGAAGATGTCGCACTTGCTTTGGGTGAGGCTATCAAAAGCGCACTTGATCAAAAAATAGGCATTGCAAGATATGGTTTTGTTTTGCCTATGGACGAGTGCTTGGCAAGTTGTGCGATTGACTTTTGTAATAGACCGCATTTAGTTTATAAGGCTAAGTTTAAAAAAGAAAAACTTGGAGAATTAAGCACAGAAATGATAGAGCATTTTTTCTACTCACTAAGCTATGCTATGGGTGCGAGTTTGCATTTAAAAGTTAAAGGCAAAAACGATCATCACAAAGCCGAAGGACTTTTTAAAGCCTTTGCAAGAGCTTTAAAAATGGCTATAAAAATAGAAAATGAAAACCTAGCAAGCTCTAAAGGAGTGATATGA
- the hisH gene encoding imidazole glycerol phosphate synthase subunit HisH — protein MKLAIIDTGCANLASLAFALERLGQKSIITHDLKELSQADKLLLPGVGTAAKAMANLKALNLENFIQTTAKPLLGICLGMQILGKFSEELHQKTLGIMPFDTQKFQEKANFTFPHMGWNQVFSSHELFKGLDGAYFYFVHSYCVSLNEYTIAECEYSTKFSASLNKDNFYGVQFHPERSGEAGEVLLKNFINM, from the coding sequence ATGAAACTAGCTATTATAGATACAGGTTGTGCGAATTTAGCTTCTCTTGCTTTTGCGCTCGAGCGTTTAGGACAAAAAAGTATTATCACACATGATTTAAAAGAACTCTCGCAAGCAGATAAGCTTTTGCTTCCTGGGGTTGGCACCGCAGCTAAAGCAATGGCTAATCTAAAAGCACTTAATTTAGAAAATTTTATCCAAACTACCGCAAAACCACTTTTAGGTATTTGTCTTGGTATGCAAATTTTGGGTAAATTTTCAGAGGAATTACACCAAAAAACACTTGGTATTATGCCTTTTGATACACAAAAATTCCAAGAAAAAGCAAATTTTACTTTCCCGCATATGGGGTGGAATCAAGTCTTTAGTTCGCATGAGCTTTTTAAAGGCTTAGATGGGGCTTATTTTTATTTTGTACATAGTTATTGTGTGAGTTTAAATGAATACACCATCGCAGAGTGTGAGTACTCTACTAAATTTAGTGCAAGTTTAAACAAAGACAATTTTTATGGTGTGCAGTTTCACCCTGAAAGAAGTGGCGAAGCGGGTGAAGTGTTATTAAAAAATTTCATAAATATGTAG
- the hisA gene encoding 1-(5-phosphoribosyl)-5-[(5-phosphoribosylamino)methylideneamino]imidazole-4-carboxamide isomerase produces the protein MQTQIIPALDLIDGKVVRLYKGDYTKKQEYSFDPLAKFQEYEAQGIAWLHLVDLSGAKDPSKRQLKLIENLASKIKVNLQVGGGIRTKDEVKALLDSGVKRVVIGSLAVKNKAFTQELLNEFGVENIVLALDSVCVKDEFFVAVDAWSKTSDEKLFELLNFYKNVKHILCTDISKDGTMSGANITLYKTLHEKFPHLQTQASGGVASLEDFKKLNGIVSGIIVGKALLDKEFSIKEAIRCLIN, from the coding sequence ATGCAAACTCAAATCATTCCAGCATTGGACTTAATAGATGGCAAAGTGGTAAGGCTTTATAAAGGAGATTATACTAAAAAGCAAGAGTACAGCTTTGATCCTTTAGCTAAATTTCAAGAGTATGAGGCTCAAGGCATTGCTTGGCTTCACTTGGTGGATTTAAGCGGTGCAAAAGATCCTAGTAAAAGACAACTAAAACTTATAGAAAACCTAGCTTCTAAAATCAAAGTAAATCTTCAAGTAGGTGGAGGAATTCGCACTAAAGATGAGGTTAAAGCTTTGCTTGATAGTGGTGTTAAACGCGTAGTTATAGGCTCTTTGGCGGTTAAAAACAAAGCCTTTACACAAGAGCTTTTAAATGAATTTGGTGTAGAAAATATAGTCTTAGCACTTGATAGTGTTTGCGTTAAAGATGAGTTTTTTGTGGCTGTTGATGCATGGAGTAAAACAAGCGATGAAAAATTATTTGAGCTTTTAAATTTTTATAAAAATGTAAAGCACATTTTATGCACAGATATTTCCAAAGATGGCACGATGAGTGGAGCAAATATCACTTTATATAAAACTTTGCATGAGAAATTCCCGCATTTACAAACCCAAGCAAGCGGAGGTGTGGCAAGTTTAGAAGATTTTAAAAAGCTAAATGGCATAGTAAGTGGTATCATCGTAGGCAAAGCCTTGCTTGATAAAGAATTTAGTATAAAGGAGGCAATAAGATGTCTAATAAACTAA